The proteins below are encoded in one region of Streptomyces sp. NBC_00490:
- a CDS encoding Acg family FMN-binding oxidoreductase, whose translation MRTAPLDAATLEACISAAVAAPSFFNTQPWRYRLDPEAVAFEVRAAPERSLRHADPFARALHLSVGASVFNLRVAVSHFGWSPVVRLLPRPEDTNLLAIVRLTGSRSSHPPGHRGDLYPMIWRRHSSRFPFSGRPLPQNARVELAESAHMEGASLAFPTAEETARTLRVATEAEQRNRVDADRGTESRRWVHKDLDAHADIGLPQDVLGPQDARERLPMRDFTAQRHPERLPAQDFETNPAIGLLTTAHDRRADWLRAGQALEHVLLVATAHGLRTSLVHQPMEWPDLRQALSPDADGTGYAQMLIRLGYGPEGAATPRRAPHAVLDMTEPDE comes from the coding sequence ATGCGCACCGCGCCCCTCGACGCCGCGACCCTGGAAGCCTGCATTTCGGCAGCCGTGGCCGCGCCCTCGTTCTTCAACACCCAGCCGTGGCGCTACCGACTGGACCCCGAGGCCGTCGCCTTCGAGGTGCGCGCCGCACCGGAGCGGAGCCTGCGCCACGCGGATCCGTTTGCCCGCGCCCTGCACCTGTCGGTAGGCGCGTCCGTCTTCAATCTCCGTGTCGCGGTGTCCCACTTCGGCTGGTCACCGGTCGTGCGACTGCTGCCGCGCCCCGAGGACACGAACCTGCTGGCCATCGTCCGGCTCACGGGATCCCGCAGCTCACATCCACCGGGGCACCGTGGGGACCTCTATCCGATGATCTGGCGCAGGCACAGCAGCCGCTTCCCCTTCTCCGGACGGCCGCTGCCGCAGAACGCGCGCGTCGAACTCGCCGAGTCGGCCCACATGGAGGGAGCTTCCCTCGCCTTTCCCACGGCGGAGGAGACAGCCCGCACGCTCCGCGTGGCCACGGAAGCCGAGCAGCGCAACCGTGTCGACGCCGACCGCGGTACGGAAAGCCGTCGCTGGGTGCACAAGGACCTGGACGCTCACGCTGACATCGGTCTCCCGCAGGATGTCCTCGGTCCGCAGGACGCGCGTGAACGGCTGCCCATGCGGGACTTCACCGCGCAACGGCATCCCGAGCGGTTGCCCGCCCAGGACTTCGAGACCAACCCCGCTATCGGTCTGTTGACCACTGCGCACGACCGCCGTGCCGACTGGCTGCGCGCCGGTCAGGCGCTGGAACACGTCCTGCTGGTGGCCACGGCACACGGCCTGCGCACCTCTCTGGTGCACCAGCCGATGGAGTGGCCCGACCTGCGGCAGGCCCTGAGCCCCGATGCCGATGGCACCGGGTACGCACAGATGCTGATCCGCCTCGGCTACGGCCCGGAGGGCGCGGCCACGCCGCGGCGCGCTCCGCACGCGGTGCTCGACATGACGGAGCCCGACGAATGA
- a CDS encoding pyridoxamine 5'-phosphate oxidase family protein, whose translation MYPNDGFRELDRHECLSLLARPRIGRIVHTREALPAVLPVNFGLDDGAVVLRTSAASELVRAIDGVVVAFEADEVDADAQSGWSVVVTGRATVVTDPAEHERLRRVGPRSWAPSPREVFVRIEPELVTGRELVGGRTLYGADLPA comes from the coding sequence ATGTACCCCAACGACGGGTTCCGCGAACTCGACCGGCACGAGTGCCTGAGCCTGTTGGCGAGGCCGCGGATCGGCCGCATCGTGCACACCCGCGAGGCCCTGCCCGCTGTCCTTCCGGTCAACTTCGGCCTCGACGACGGCGCTGTGGTGCTGCGGACGTCGGCGGCATCAGAGCTGGTCCGCGCGATCGACGGCGTGGTCGTCGCCTTCGAGGCGGACGAGGTCGACGCCGACGCGCAGTCCGGCTGGAGCGTGGTCGTCACCGGCCGGGCCACCGTGGTGACCGATCCGGCGGAGCACGAACGGCTGCGCCGGGTGGGGCCGCGCTCCTGGGCGCCCTCGCCCAGGGAGGTCTTCGTACGCATCGAACCCGAACTGGTCACCGGGCGCGAACTGGTTGGCGGACGCACGCTGTACGGCGCGGATCTGCCGGCCTGA
- a CDS encoding helix-turn-helix domain-containing protein: MDEHPSVPTAHPPTGPARTDFGRRLVQRRTELGLTLRETADRAGMSVNYLKYVEKSPAAAPGRNVLLQLAGALETTVTALTGGDTISPPGRGRAAGNPELTELDTEQCWSRLGTHGVGRVASATAEGPMILPVNYTVVDGAITFRTAADSAPAHVVGEQVAFEVDHIDETFGRGWSVLVRGRARGVTRPETLRRLANQAHSEPWAGGRRDVWVWVDVVGISGRAIT, translated from the coding sequence GTGGACGAGCACCCATCAGTGCCCACGGCGCACCCGCCGACGGGACCCGCGCGCACTGATTTCGGGCGCCGCCTCGTACAGCGCCGTACGGAACTCGGCCTGACCCTGCGGGAGACGGCCGACCGGGCGGGTATGTCCGTCAACTACCTGAAGTACGTGGAGAAATCTCCCGCCGCCGCCCCGGGCCGGAACGTTCTGCTCCAGCTCGCCGGCGCTCTGGAGACTACTGTCACGGCGCTCACCGGCGGCGACACGATCAGCCCGCCCGGCCGTGGGCGGGCTGCCGGCAATCCCGAGCTGACCGAGCTCGACACCGAGCAGTGCTGGAGCCGGCTGGGCACGCACGGTGTGGGCCGGGTGGCGTCGGCCACCGCGGAGGGGCCGATGATCCTGCCCGTCAACTACACCGTCGTCGACGGAGCGATCACGTTCCGGACCGCCGCCGACTCCGCACCCGCACACGTCGTGGGCGAGCAGGTCGCCTTCGAGGTCGACCACATCGACGAGACGTTCGGCCGCGGCTGGAGCGTCCTGGTGCGCGGTCGCGCCCGGGGCGTGACCCGTCCGGAGACCCTGCGCCGCCTCGCGAACCAGGCGCACAGCGAGCCCTGGGCGGGTGGCCGCCGCGATGTGTGGGTGTGGGTCGACGTCGTCGGTATCTCGGGCCGCGCGATCACGTAG
- a CDS encoding zinc-dependent alcohol dehydrogenase family protein, with protein MKGFVFHGPGQSAWEEVPDPGNKDPTDAIVRVDAVTICGTDLHILKGDVPEVRPGTVLGHEAVGEVVETGSDVRTVRPGDRVLVSCITACGRCRFCREATYGQCQGGGGWILGHLIDGTQAEYVRVPYADLSVHPLPAAVGSEDAVLLADIFPTAYEVGVLNGRVRPGDTVAIVGAGPVGLAAIATARLYSPERIVAVDLADSRLDAARRLGADAVARAGEAPEQLIADLTDGLGADVVIEAVGVPETFEMCTRMVRPGGHVANVGVHGKPATLHLEDLWIKNVTITTGLVDTSSTPTLLRMLAAGRLPTSSLVTHTFPLEHMAEAYDVFARAADTGALKVVLGGQRHDALAVPAA; from the coding sequence ATGAAGGGTTTCGTCTTCCACGGCCCGGGACAGTCCGCCTGGGAGGAGGTCCCCGACCCCGGAAACAAGGACCCCACAGACGCGATCGTGCGCGTGGACGCGGTCACCATCTGCGGTACGGACCTGCACATCCTCAAGGGCGATGTGCCCGAGGTGCGTCCCGGCACGGTGCTGGGGCATGAAGCGGTCGGTGAGGTCGTCGAGACCGGCAGTGACGTGCGCACCGTGCGTCCGGGCGACCGGGTGCTGGTCTCCTGCATCACTGCCTGCGGCCGCTGCCGGTTCTGCCGGGAGGCCACCTACGGCCAGTGCCAGGGCGGCGGAGGCTGGATCCTCGGCCACCTGATCGACGGCACGCAGGCCGAGTACGTGCGGGTGCCGTACGCCGACCTCTCCGTGCACCCGCTGCCCGCCGCGGTCGGCAGCGAGGACGCCGTGCTGCTGGCGGACATCTTCCCGACCGCCTACGAGGTGGGTGTCCTCAACGGGCGCGTCCGGCCCGGCGACACGGTCGCCATCGTCGGGGCGGGTCCCGTCGGACTCGCCGCGATCGCCACGGCCCGGCTGTACTCACCCGAGCGCATCGTCGCGGTGGATCTGGCCGACTCCCGGCTCGACGCTGCCCGGCGCCTCGGCGCCGACGCCGTGGCCCGTGCCGGAGAAGCCCCCGAGCAACTGATCGCCGATCTCACCGACGGGCTCGGCGCCGACGTGGTCATCGAGGCCGTCGGTGTGCCGGAGACCTTCGAGATGTGCACCCGCATGGTGCGCCCCGGCGGCCACGTCGCCAACGTCGGCGTCCACGGCAAACCGGCGACCCTGCACCTCGAAGACCTGTGGATCAAGAACGTGACGATCACCACCGGACTGGTCGACACCTCCTCCACACCGACCCTGCTGCGCATGCTGGCCGCCGGCCGGCTGCCCACCTCGTCGCTGGTCACCCACACCTTCCCGCTGGAACACATGGCGGAGGCCTACGACGTCTTCGCCCGCGCCGCGGACACCGGCGCCCTGAAGGTGGTGCTCGGCGGGCAGCGGCACGACGCCCTGGCCGTCCCGGCGGCCTGA